aacccagtatgcaccagtgcaacccagtgcaacccagtgcacaccagtgcaCACCAGTACAACCCCAGTGCAACCCAGTACACACCAGTGCAACCAGTGCAACCCATGCACACCCATACACACCCCCGTgcaacccagtgcaacccagtatgCACCAGTacaacccagtgcaacccagtgcacACCCGTACACACCAGTGCACACCAGTACACaccagtgcaacccagtgcacACCCGTGCACACCCGTGCAAcccagtacacaccagtacaacCCAGTGTAACCCATATGCACCAGTGCACACCAGCGCAACCCAGTACACACCAGTGGtgccagtgcccccagtgcccccagtacgcACCAGCACACACCAGTGCGACCCGGTGCCCCCAGTATGCACCAGTGCAACCCAGTACACACCCGTGCACACCAGTACATACCAGCGCGCACCAGTGCGACCCGgtgcccccagctcctcccagtgcccccagtgcacaccagtgcaaaccagtgcccccagcactgcccagtacGACTCAGCTCCTCCAGTGCAAACCAGTGCAAACCAGTGCAAACCAGTG
Above is a genomic segment from Chroicocephalus ridibundus unplaced genomic scaffold, bChrRid1.1 SCAFFOLD_750, whole genome shotgun sequence containing:
- the LOC134509642 gene encoding LOW QUALITY PROTEIN: sialidase-like (The sequence of the model RefSeq protein was modified relative to this genomic sequence to represent the inferred CDS: substituted 1 base at 1 genomic stop codon) encodes the protein MHQYNPVQPSATHATQHAPVQPSATQCNPVQPSMHXCNPVQPSAHQCTPCNQCNPCTPIHTPVQPSATQYAPVQPSATQCTPVHTSAHQYTPVQPSAHPCTPVQPSTHQYNPV